A region of Thermobifida halotolerans DNA encodes the following proteins:
- the lipB gene encoding lipoyl(octanoyl) transferase LipB, which translates to MSELLYQWLGEAPVPYEAGWELQRQLHRRRVADQLPDTVLLLEHEPVYTAGKRTGPWDRPLTDPGAPIVDIDRGGRITWHGPGQLTAYPIVKLSAPLDVVAYVRMLEEAIIGVIGEFGLAGIRVEGRTGVWLAADPERGLPERKVAAIGCRVSKGVTMHGFAVNCNNDLSWFDRIVPCGISDAGVTSLSAELGRDVGVGDILEATERHLTRALGASGHRRAEGVPVLPEFVDA; encoded by the coding sequence GTGAGTGAGCTCCTGTATCAGTGGTTGGGCGAGGCACCGGTCCCCTACGAGGCGGGCTGGGAACTCCAGCGGCAGCTCCACAGGCGCCGCGTCGCCGATCAACTGCCGGACACCGTGCTGCTTCTGGAACACGAGCCCGTCTACACCGCGGGCAAGCGGACCGGCCCCTGGGACCGTCCGCTGACCGACCCGGGCGCCCCGATCGTCGACATCGACCGCGGCGGCAGGATCACCTGGCACGGCCCCGGCCAGCTCACCGCCTATCCCATCGTCAAGCTGTCCGCTCCGTTGGACGTCGTCGCCTACGTGCGGATGCTGGAGGAGGCCATCATCGGGGTGATCGGCGAGTTCGGTCTCGCCGGCATCCGGGTCGAGGGCCGCACCGGCGTGTGGCTCGCCGCCGACCCCGAACGGGGCCTGCCCGAACGCAAGGTCGCCGCGATCGGCTGCCGGGTCTCCAAGGGCGTGACGATGCACGGGTTCGCGGTGAACTGCAACAACGACCTGTCATGGTTCGACCGGATCGTCCCCTGCGGCATCTCCGACGCGGGTGTCACCTCCCTGTCGGCCGAACTGGGCCGCGACGTCGGGGTAGGCGACATCCTGGAAGCGACCGAACGGCACCTGACCAGGGCGCTCGGCGCGTCCGGCCACCGCCGGGCCGAGGGCGTGCCCGTGCTCCCCGAGTTCGTCGACGCCTGA